The sequence below is a genomic window from Dyadobacter sp. CECT 9275.
TAAGTTGAGTGCTTGTCCACTTATCGTAGTGTTTAAATAGCAGATATCTACTTCTTGCTAACAATTGTTTAACTGTATCTCCGTTTTCAAGAACTTCAGGATCAAAGCTTATGCCCGCCTCCTTTGCAGCAATAATCGCCTCATTTTCTTTATCCAGGGCTTCCCATCGGTACTTGATCCTGATTTCCTGTACCGCTTCATAAGCTAGTTTCTGTACGTGAAATCGATCAATAACTCGGTGAGCTTTAACGAAACAACGCTTCACGATAAGGTTCATGTTGGCCGCCATATCCAGAGTTACCTCGCGAACTTTGTCCCGACACCGCTTAGGTATCTTTTTTAAAACCTGGATAACAGTATCTGCCTGGGTGCCTTTTATCATCGCAACAAGGGACCCTTTTCTGCCCTTGGTTGCTTTATTTGTCACGATGGTATAAAGTTCTCCATTAGAAAGCGCAGTTTCGTCAATACTTAGATGCACGCCGGTGTTTTCTGAATACAACATCCAATCTTGGGCGTGTTCCTTTTGATCCCATTGCTGGTAATCACTGATGTGGTCTTTATACTGTTGTTGTAACTGTTTACCGTCCAGATGAAAGTATTTGCCAAGCTGGGAACAACTGACAGGGTTATTATCAATACAGTCCTTTTAAAAAATCAGCGAACTCTCGAGTCATTCGAGTCCCCTGTTGTACAATATTCCAATCCCTGGTGATAATCTCGTCGGTCTCTCTGACTTCCCAGCGCCGACGCTTGATACAAAGCGTAACCTTTTGATTACGAATAGGAAAGTCCTGAATGTATATTTCGGGTAGAAAGCCTTTGGATTCTAATTTTTTGTCTTCGTATTCGGCAGGAGGAAGGTTTTTCTCCTCAAGATAGATATTCAGGCCAGTGAGACCTTCAACAATTTTGGAAAGTTCGAAATATTCTAAAATACCTTCTGGCAATAGGAAACGGACTAGGGCTAAATAGGACTCTTGCAATGTGTTTAATATTGATTCATTGCAAAGCAACTACTTTTTTTATCGCCCCCCAACTTTTCGGATTGATCCGAGCGCACCGGCGAAATTTTAGTTTTTCCATTCCCGGCTTCTTCAGAAAGTTCAATACTTTTCTTGTCCAGACATTTTTTTTACAAAATAATTTCCCCTAATTTGTATCCATTCAATGTCGCTTGGTATATCCGAAAGACGCCAGCAGATCCCTGATTTTTTATGGACGAGTTTCATCCCGCTCTTCGAAAAATCAGACTTGGCACACGGCTCAGACCGCTTTCGAAAACCCGAGCGGCATTGTTTTTTCTGGCTGTTTTCCCTAACCTCATAGAACCCAATTATTGAGCATATCCATCATGTTTAAGGATAAGGTCGTGTTTATTACCGGAGCGGCAAGTGGTATTGGTCTGGCCCTTGGACAGGAGTTTGCAAAACAGGGAGCCCAGGTCATTATCACCGACCTGAATACCGAAAAAGTAATTGCGGCTGCCGCGTCGCTCAAAGAAAACGGCTGGAACGTAACCGGCCTTGGATGCGATGTGACACGGGAAGAAGCCATTTTATCTGCACTGAACAAGGTCGTCGACATTTTCGGACGGATTGACATTCTGATCAACAATGCCGGGATGCAGTATATCTCTACTGTTGAAGAATTCCCGACCGCTCAGTTTGAACTAATGATCA
It includes:
- a CDS encoding ISAon1 family transposase, whose translation is MDNNPVSCSQLGKYFHLDGKQLQQQYKDHISDYQQWDQKEHAQDWMLYSENTGVHLSIDETALSNGELYTIVTNKATKGRKGSLVAMIKGTQADTVIQVLKKIPKRCRDKVREVTLDMAANMNLIVKRCFVKAHRVIDRFHVQKLAYEAVQEIRIKYRWEALDKENEAIIAAKEAGISFDPEVLENGDTVKQLLARSRYLLFKHYDKWTSTQLTRSRLLFAQYPVIKEAYDLSLNLGIIFRTCSSKEVAFKKLALWYNKVEDCGINSFKTVARSIQTHYLGILNFFNNRSTNAAAESFNAKIKAFRSTSRGVRDISFFLFRLSKLYA
- a CDS encoding ISAon1 family transposase N-terminal region protein, encoding MQESYLALVRFLLPEGILEYFELSKIVEGLTGLNIYLEEKNLPPAEYEDKKLESKGFLPEIYIQDFPIRNQKVTLCIKRRRWEVRETDEIITRDWNIVQQGTRMTREFADFLKGLY